In the genome of Pseudomonadota bacterium, one region contains:
- a CDS encoding two-component sensor histidine kinase: protein MLFRVLFISLLLGSTIILQFNSTHSLLDMSLFVLYALISGVLILSIIYNVLLNRVKKIKRFASIQIAIDTFIISCIIFVTGGFSSIFSFLYLLVIIYSSMLLFKKGSMIIAGLCAIQYGIIVNLEYLAIINPFPFEDSLVAANYPWSQIQYKVLIITIACFAVAFLSNFLAEQVRKTKNELIAMKERIKRFEKMAAMGEMAARMAHEIKNPIASISGSIQLLREDMYDNPQNDKLMQIIHREADRLGSLVNNYLLFARPPAGKIEKIELGKTIIETIELFEKDIKCSGKILLIKDIAPNIWVEMYPVHIYQILWNLLLNASEAIENTGNIKVKLYSLKNKYAIAEVADDGYGIPGDNIKSIFDPFFTTKQKGTGLGLSIVYNILKPYDSWLDVESKVNKGSVFTFKIKQIDPP, encoded by the coding sequence ATGTTATTTAGAGTCCTTTTTATTTCGCTTCTTCTTGGGTCAACTATAATTCTTCAGTTTAATTCGACACATTCCCTGCTTGATATGTCTCTTTTTGTGCTTTATGCCCTTATATCAGGAGTTTTGATACTTTCAATAATTTATAATGTTTTGCTTAATCGTGTGAAAAAAATTAAACGTTTTGCTTCAATACAGATAGCTATTGATACTTTCATTATAAGCTGCATAATCTTTGTTACAGGGGGTTTTTCAAGTATCTTTTCATTTTTATATCTTTTGGTTATAATATACTCATCTATGCTTCTTTTTAAAAAAGGAAGTATGATTATTGCTGGGCTTTGCGCTATTCAGTATGGCATAATCGTTAATCTGGAATATTTAGCTATAATAAATCCGTTTCCATTTGAAGACAGTCTTGTAGCTGCAAATTATCCGTGGAGTCAGATACAATATAAGGTATTAATTATAACAATAGCGTGTTTTGCCGTTGCTTTTTTGAGTAATTTTCTTGCGGAACAGGTAAGAAAAACTAAAAATGAATTAATCGCAATGAAAGAGCGTATCAAGCGTTTTGAAAAGATGGCCGCAATGGGAGAGATGGCTGCCAGAATGGCTCACGAGATAAAAAATCCAATTGCTTCAATATCCGGTTCTATTCAGCTTTTAAGAGAAGATATGTACGACAATCCGCAAAATGATAAGCTTATGCAGATAATACATAGGGAGGCAGATCGGTTGGGCTCCCTTGTTAATAATTATTTGTTGTTTGCACGACCGCCTGCTGGAAAGATAGAAAAAATCGAATTGGGAAAAACCATAATAGAAACTATTGAGCTTTTTGAAAAAGATATTAAATGTTCAGGAAAAATTTTATTGATAAAAGATATTGCACCAAATATCTGGGTAGAAATGTATCCTGTGCATATATATCAAATTCTATGGAATCTACTTTTGAATGCTTCTGAGGCTATTGAAAACACAGGTAATATTAAAGTGAAATTATATTCTTTAAAGAATAAATATGCGATAGCTGAAGTAGCTGATGATGGTTATGGTATACCGGGTGATAATATCAAATCAATTTTTGACCCCTTTTTTACTACCAAACAAAAGGGTACAGGCCTTGGATTATCTATAGTTTACAACATCTTAAAACCTTATGACAGCTGGCTTGATGTTGAAAGTAAAGTTAATAAAGGATCCGTTTTTACATTCAAAATAAAGCAAATTGATCCACCCTAA
- the lysS gene encoding lysine--tRNA ligase — protein MEKTSELLERRRNKLSELRSNNINLFPNDYVVLHSIEDIRDVISGFDESKNEDEAVFSVAGRIMAMNNFGKSSFIRFKDRTGQFQAYIRKDKIGDDSYQLFKQLDIGDFVGIKGSIFKTKTGEWTIVAFELRLVCKAIRPLPEKFHGLKDTEKRYRQRYLDLIINPDARDIFVKRSRVIQEIRNFFLERGYIEVETPMMQPIPGGAEAAPFKTHHNALGMDLFLRIAPELYLKRLVVGGFERVFEINRNFRNEGVSTQHNPEFTMLEFYEAYATYQDLMNLTENLFSRLSLEITGSTSIIYQGNTIDFSGKWRRISLLNALDEFGGVSPSIIQDKEKLLEFAHSSGVKITKTERIGKIITKIFDALVQHKLIQPTFITEYPVEVSPLSRRSEKDPTMTDRFELFIAGNEIANGFSELNDPEDQHSRFMQQISNRQDGDDEAHHMDEDYIEALEYGMPPTAGEGIGIDRLTMLFTDAASIREVILFPHMKPAGQKPN, from the coding sequence GTGGAAAAAACGAGTGAGTTGCTTGAGAGAAGAAGAAACAAATTATCTGAATTAAGAAGCAATAATATAAATCTTTTTCCAAATGATTATGTTGTTTTGCATTCTATCGAAGATATTAGAGATGTAATAAGTGGTTTTGATGAATCAAAAAATGAAGATGAGGCTGTATTTTCAGTTGCCGGTCGTATTATGGCTATGAATAATTTCGGCAAATCTTCATTTATAAGATTTAAGGACAGAACAGGCCAATTCCAGGCATATATACGAAAAGATAAAATCGGGGATGATTCGTATCAACTTTTTAAACAGCTTGATATTGGTGATTTTGTAGGAATAAAAGGTTCAATATTTAAAACAAAAACAGGTGAATGGACTATAGTTGCTTTCGAATTGAGACTTGTATGTAAGGCTATTAGACCTCTTCCTGAAAAATTTCATGGGCTTAAAGATACTGAAAAGCGATATCGCCAACGATATCTTGACTTGATAATAAATCCTGATGCCAGGGATATATTTGTAAAACGAAGCAGAGTAATCCAGGAAATACGAAATTTTTTTTTGGAAAGAGGTTATATTGAAGTAGAAACGCCGATGATGCAGCCTATCCCAGGTGGTGCTGAAGCGGCTCCCTTTAAAACGCACCATAATGCTCTTGGGATGGATCTGTTTTTACGAATAGCTCCGGAGTTATATTTAAAACGGTTAGTAGTGGGTGGATTTGAAAGAGTATTTGAAATTAACAGAAATTTCAGGAACGAGGGGGTATCAACCCAGCATAATCCGGAGTTTACCATGTTAGAGTTTTACGAAGCCTATGCTACCTATCAGGATCTCATGAATCTGACCGAGAACTTGTTTTCCAGATTATCATTGGAAATAACCGGTTCAACATCAATTATTTATCAGGGAAATACTATTGATTTTAGCGGGAAGTGGCGAAGAATAAGTCTTCTAAATGCATTGGACGAATTTGGTGGAGTAAGCCCATCTATAATTCAAGATAAAGAAAAACTCCTCGAATTTGCACATTCTAGTGGTGTAAAGATTACAAAAACAGAACGGATAGGCAAAATAATAACAAAAATATTTGATGCGCTTGTACAACATAAGCTGATTCAGCCAACTTTTATAACCGAATATCCTGTTGAGGTTTCACCTCTATCCAGAAGGAGTGAAAAAGATCCGACGATGACAGACCGTTTTGAGCTTTTCATAGCAGGTAATGAAATAGCAAATGGTTTTTCGGAACTAAATGATCCTGAAGATCAACATAGCCGATTTATGCAGCAGATATCAAACAGGCAGGATGGCGATGACGAAGCACACCATATGGATGAAGATTATATAGAAGCATTAGAGTATGGAATGCCTCCTACTGCAGGTGAGGGTATTGGTATTGACAGGCTTACAATGCTCTTTACTGATGCTGCTTCAATCAGGGAAGTAATCCTTTTTCCACATATGAAGCCTGCTGGGCAAAAGCCTAATTGA
- a CDS encoding lipoprotein-releasing ABC transporter permease subunit — MSFELFIGGRYLRARQKQSFISLITILSIVGVMVGVMALIVVIAVMAGFETDLKSRILGVESHVVVMRRGGEFSDYPAVLEHIKKINGVKAAAPFIYTQVMLKSSSGVSGAVLKGVDPSAEGRIVKNLDTLLLRNGLPDDKNSGYFNAAPGIILGKELANKLRVFKGDKLYLISPAGMISPVGYLPTMKQYVVKGIFESGIHDYDGSLAYINIKDAQKILRMNDSITGIELNVTDIYDARNIAKKIIDELGFPYWARDWMQMNKNLFSALKLEKAVMFIILILIVLVAALNIASSLIMMVMEKTKDIAILKAMGATDMSIRKIFVFKGMLIGMVGTILGVCSGYTLCKLLEKYKFIDLPGDVYYITTLPVRLVASDIITIAAAALVICFLATLYPAHQASKLNPVEAIRHG, encoded by the coding sequence ATGTCTTTTGAATTATTTATTGGTGGGCGATATCTAAGAGCCAGACAAAAACAATCCTTCATATCACTTATAACCATTTTATCGATTGTAGGTGTTATGGTTGGAGTAATGGCTCTTATAGTTGTTATTGCTGTTATGGCAGGTTTTGAAACTGATCTTAAATCCCGCATACTTGGAGTTGAATCGCATGTTGTTGTAATGCGGCGCGGAGGAGAATTTTCCGATTATCCGGCAGTTCTTGAGCACATAAAAAAAATTAATGGTGTTAAAGCCGCAGCCCCTTTCATTTATACACAGGTTATGCTTAAATCTTCTTCAGGAGTTTCCGGCGCTGTTTTAAAAGGCGTTGATCCAAGTGCTGAGGGCCGGATAGTAAAAAACCTTGATACTCTTTTATTGCGAAATGGCCTGCCGGATGATAAAAACAGCGGATATTTTAATGCTGCCCCCGGTATAATATTGGGAAAGGAACTTGCAAATAAGTTAAGAGTATTTAAAGGTGATAAACTATATCTTATATCTCCTGCAGGTATGATATCTCCTGTAGGATATTTGCCCACAATGAAACAATATGTAGTTAAGGGCATTTTTGAATCCGGGATACATGATTATGACGGATCACTAGCATATATTAATATTAAAGATGCTCAAAAAATATTGAGGATGAACGATTCAATAACAGGTATTGAGTTGAATGTAACAGATATTTATGATGCCAGAAATATAGCTAAAAAAATTATCGATGAACTTGGATTTCCATACTGGGCAAGAGACTGGATGCAAATGAATAAAAATCTTTTTTCAGCTTTAAAGCTGGAAAAAGCAGTCATGTTTATTATTTTAATACTTATTGTTCTTGTTGCAGCACTGAATATAGCAAGTTCTCTTATTATGATGGTAATGGAGAAGACAAAAGATATTGCTATTCTTAAAGCTATGGGCGCAACTGATATGAGTATCAGAAAAATATTTGTTTTCAAAGGAATGTTAATAGGTATGGTCGGAACCATCCTGGGTGTCTGTTCCGGTTATACTCTTTGTAAACTTTTGGAAAAATATAAGTTTATTGATCTGCCAGGGGATGTATATTACATAACTACTCTTCCTGTACGGCTTGTTGCTTCTGATATAATAACCATTGCAGCAGCAGCATTGGTTATCTGCTTTTTGGCAACCTTATATCCGGCCCACCAGGCATCCAAACTGAATCCTGTTGAGGCTATACGCCATGGATAA
- a CDS encoding ABC transporter ATP-binding protein: MDNTPDYNQIISIESPQIFLRVRGLSKNFNSSGVHLEILKDVDFDLCKGETMAIVGASGIGKSTLLHILGTLDYPDSGTISFVDEDILSCGSDRLAKFRNESIGFVFQFHHLLPEFSAIENTMIPGLIKGVSKKQAREAAEEILIRVGLKDRINGKVSVLSGGEQQRVAIARALVLKPLILLADEPTGNLDKRNSEQVHELLMELNKELDMSMIVVTHNMELASFMAMCVTIIDGRLVEAS, from the coding sequence ATGGATAATACGCCGGATTACAACCAAATTATCTCTATTGAATCCCCTCAGATTTTTTTAAGAGTAAGGGGGCTTTCTAAAAATTTTAACAGCAGCGGTGTTCATCTTGAAATTTTAAAAGATGTCGATTTTGATTTGTGTAAAGGCGAGACTATGGCAATTGTTGGTGCATCAGGTATTGGCAAGTCTACTCTATTGCATATACTAGGGACACTGGATTATCCTGATAGTGGTACCATCTCTTTTGTTGATGAAGATATTTTAAGTTGTGGTTCGGATAGATTGGCAAAATTTCGAAACGAATCAATCGGGTTTGTATTTCAGTTTCACCATCTACTGCCAGAGTTTTCTGCTATAGAAAATACGATGATACCAGGTCTTATAAAAGGTGTAAGTAAAAAACAAGCAAGAGAAGCAGCGGAAGAAATTTTGATAAGAGTTGGGCTTAAAGATAGAATAAATGGCAAGGTCAGTGTACTTTCCGGTGGAGAGCAGCAGCGGGTTGCTATAGCAAGGGCGCTTGTATTAAAACCACTTATTCTTCTTGCGGATGAACCTACAGGCAATCTTGATAAAAGAAACAGTGAGCAGGTTCATGAGTTGCTTATGGAACTTAACAAAGAGCTTGACATGTCAATGATAGTAGTGACGCATAACATGGAGTTAGCGTCATTTATGGCTATGTGTGTTACAATAATTGATGGGCGTCTTGTAGAAGCGAGTTAA
- the bamA gene encoding outer membrane protein assembly factor BamA — protein sequence MKKYLCLIAVALLLVFPFRTYSFETANVLVLPFEVNAKNELSYLKTQIPQIIKNHLKEDGAVIIEPDPDIILSITQQAENTEQIRTIGIDADAKYVVWGSITLVDQHFEINAKMIESVKDEPLKSFFYEGEGIENLSGSLKNLSRDLGMKIFKREKVVKILVEGNRRIEADAIKRIIKTKEGDIYHPQTLSEDLKTVYAMGYFDDVRIEDEDAPEGKLVKLKVKEKPTLKTIIFKGNQTIQNDKIKEILDIKTGSILNFVAIQKNIERIESLYKSRNYHNVKVEYKTYDHDNNQADLEFIISEGSKAYIKNIILEGNKVYSDKELKKLMSLSEKNMFSWITSAGDLNREDLIQDTVKLSAFYHNNGFVQAKIGEPQVNIKESGIDIKIKIDEGPQFKVGKIKIKGDLILPEEKLIENIKINKEKYYNRQVLQSDILVLTDLYTNEGYAYAEVVPDIDPDKDKLQVNINYIINKGKQIYFEEITIEGNTKTRDKVIRRELKVYEQELYSGAKLKKSMRNLKRLDFFKDVKINNLKGSTDDKMLLKVDVEEKPTGSFTFGAGYGTTEKVFFMGSISQKNLFGKGQVLSLNAQLGAVSTKFILSFTEPWLFDTPLSAGFNLYDWNYGYDTYDKKSKGAGITLGYPVYEFARVYFSYAFDESNITSIDYDAPDAIKDMEGKNISSSVTAALRYDSRDKVFNPSEGANHSVSIQYAGLGGDIGFTKINLETGWFYPLFKGTVGSIHAATGYVTQNSSKKLPIYERFNLGGINSLRGFEWEDLSPKRINSQGYLTEIGGNKFVQFNLEFVFPLIKGAGVMGVLFFDAGDVYDNSEDYLGSSRESVGGGIRWYSPMGPMRVEYGYILDPKKDAGEGGKVEFTVGSVF from the coding sequence ATGAAAAAATATTTATGCCTGATTGCCGTTGCATTGTTGTTGGTGTTTCCGTTTAGAACTTACTCTTTTGAAACAGCGAATGTTTTGGTTTTGCCTTTTGAAGTAAATGCCAAGAATGAACTTTCATATCTGAAAACCCAAATCCCTCAGATCATAAAGAACCATTTGAAAGAAGATGGTGCTGTTATTATAGAACCTGATCCTGATATAATCTTATCTATCACACAGCAAGCTGAAAACACAGAACAAATAAGAACAATCGGTATTGATGCAGATGCTAAATATGTTGTTTGGGGAAGTATAACTTTAGTGGACCAGCATTTTGAAATTAATGCAAAAATGATCGAATCTGTGAAAGATGAGCCCCTAAAGAGTTTTTTCTATGAGGGAGAGGGAATAGAAAATCTTTCCGGCAGCTTGAAAAATCTTTCACGCGATCTGGGGATGAAAATATTTAAACGTGAAAAAGTTGTAAAAATACTTGTGGAGGGTAATAGGCGAATTGAAGCTGATGCAATTAAAAGGATAATTAAAACAAAAGAAGGAGATATATATCATCCTCAGACCTTGTCTGAAGATTTAAAGACCGTATATGCTATGGGATATTTTGATGATGTGAGAATTGAAGATGAAGACGCACCCGAAGGTAAGTTGGTTAAACTGAAAGTTAAAGAAAAACCGACTTTAAAAACAATAATTTTTAAAGGCAATCAAACAATCCAAAACGACAAGATCAAGGAAATTTTAGATATCAAGACCGGTTCGATTCTGAATTTTGTAGCGATTCAGAAAAATATCGAAAGAATTGAAAGTCTTTATAAAAGTAGAAATTATCACAATGTAAAAGTAGAATATAAGACTTATGATCATGATAATAACCAGGCTGACCTTGAGTTTATAATTTCGGAAGGATCAAAAGCATATATTAAAAATATCATATTGGAAGGCAATAAAGTATATTCGGACAAAGAGCTTAAAAAGCTTATGTCTTTATCAGAGAAAAACATGTTTTCATGGATCACTTCGGCAGGAGATCTAAACAGGGAAGATTTGATTCAGGATACAGTAAAGCTTTCAGCATTTTATCATAACAATGGTTTTGTTCAGGCCAAAATAGGGGAGCCTCAGGTAAATATTAAAGAATCGGGAATTGATATTAAAATAAAAATCGATGAAGGTCCCCAGTTTAAAGTTGGAAAAATAAAAATTAAAGGTGACTTAATTTTACCTGAAGAAAAGCTTATTGAAAATATAAAAATTAATAAGGAAAAATATTATAACAGACAGGTTTTGCAAAGTGATATCCTTGTTTTGACGGATTTGTATACAAATGAAGGTTATGCTTATGCGGAGGTTGTTCCTGATATAGATCCTGATAAAGACAAGCTACAGGTAAATATTAACTATATAATCAACAAAGGAAAGCAGATTTATTTTGAAGAGATTACAATAGAGGGAAATACAAAAACAAGGGATAAGGTTATAAGAAGAGAGTTGAAAGTATATGAACAGGAATTGTACAGCGGAGCCAAACTTAAAAAAAGCATGCGTAACCTGAAGCGGCTGGATTTCTTTAAAGACGTAAAAATAAATAACCTAAAAGGAAGCACGGATGATAAAATGCTGCTTAAGGTTGATGTTGAGGAAAAACCGACCGGGTCATTTACCTTCGGTGCAGGTTACGGCACTACGGAAAAAGTATTTTTTATGGGCTCCATTTCCCAGAAAAACCTGTTTGGGAAAGGTCAGGTGCTATCATTAAATGCACAGCTGGGAGCTGTTTCAACTAAATTCATCTTAAGTTTTACTGAGCCATGGTTATTTGATACACCTCTTTCAGCCGGCTTTAATTTATACGACTGGAATTATGGGTATGATACATATGATAAAAAAAGCAAGGGGGCAGGTATAACACTGGGGTATCCGGTTTACGAGTTTGCCAGAGTATATTTTTCATATGCATTTGATGAATCCAATATAACAAGCATTGATTATGATGCACCGGATGCTATTAAAGATATGGAAGGCAAAAATATTTCAAGCAGTGTGACAGCAGCTTTAAGGTATGATTCGCGTGATAAAGTTTTTAACCCCTCCGAGGGAGCGAACCATAGTGTTTCTATTCAATATGCAGGACTTGGCGGAGATATTGGATTTACTAAAATCAATCTTGAAACAGGCTGGTTTTATCCTTTGTTTAAAGGAACTGTAGGCTCGATACATGCAGCGACCGGATATGTAACCCAAAATTCGAGCAAAAAATTACCTATATATGAGCGTTTCAATCTTGGCGGAATAAATTCACTGCGAGGATTCGAATGGGAAGATTTAAGTCCTAAAAGAATAAATTCGCAAGGTTATTTGACTGAAATTGGCGGCAATAAATTTGTTCAGTTTAACCTTGAATTTGTTTTTCCTCTTATCAAGGGTGCCGGTGTTATGGGTGTTTTATTTTTTGATGCCGGGGATGTGTATGACAATAGTGAAGACTATCTCGGCAGCTCAAGGGAAAGTGTCGGTGGCGGTATCAGGTGGTACTCACCAATGGGGCCGATGCGTGTGGAATATGGCTATATTCTTGATCCGAAAAAAGATGCAGGTGAAGGTGGAAAGGTTGAATTTACGGTGGGTTCAGTATTTTAA
- a CDS encoding OmpH family outer membrane protein has translation MRLFNKTVLVGAALFFMLGIYAYAADAAKIGVVDFRKILEESNTGISGRAEIKKQGEMMEVDLKKKGAELEELKKQYEKNAMVTKKDVTEEKQLELKAKYEKFMILQKQYNADIQNLQKSFFVSLKNEVDLVVDAICKKEKYQIIIEKNAVFYSPPSIDITDKVIQQLNAKSALQPGK, from the coding sequence ATGCGTTTATTTAACAAAACTGTTTTGGTGGGTGCAGCACTTTTTTTTATGCTCGGAATTTATGCCTATGCAGCAGATGCTGCTAAAATTGGAGTTGTAGATTTCAGGAAAATCCTTGAGGAATCAAATACAGGGATATCCGGCCGGGCGGAAATTAAAAAACAGGGAGAAATGATGGAGGTAGACCTTAAAAAAAAAGGAGCTGAACTCGAAGAACTTAAAAAGCAGTATGAAAAAAATGCAATGGTTACAAAGAAAGACGTAACGGAAGAAAAGCAGCTTGAATTAAAAGCAAAATATGAAAAATTTATGATTCTCCAGAAACAATATAATGCTGATATTCAAAACTTACAAAAAAGTTTTTTTGTAAGTTTGAAAAATGAGGTTGATCTTGTTGTAGATGCAATATGCAAAAAAGAAAAATATCAAATTATTATTGAAAAAAATGCAGTATTTTATTCGCCGCCGTCTATTGATATTACAGATAAAGTTATACAGCAATTAAACGCAAAATCGGCTTTACAACCAGGAAAATAA
- the lpxD gene encoding UDP-3-O-(3-hydroxymyristoyl)glucosamine N-acyltransferase, whose translation MKISLAELAEMIEGKVVGDAKKIIYKAAPFEDAKENDITFAGAARFLNVIKESSAGAVIVPHGYIEPSKNLIQVAQPHIAFIKVLNIFYPPSMPEYGISSSAHVGEGFKCGNDVSIAPNAVIGNNVVLGDRVSIYPCTYIGDGVVIGDDVKIYSNVSVLERNKIGNRVIIHAGSVIGSDGFGYSSDGKIHYKIPHTGIVQIDDDVEIGAGNTIDRATFGKTWICRGVKTDNLVHIAHNVTIGEDTLLIAQAVIGGSTSIGKHSIIAGQAVISDHLVIGDNVTVAPKSGVIKSVKNGEIVTGAPAMPHKLWRKVQTVIPRLPEMRNKLIDIEKRLNKIEKKEDE comes from the coding sequence ATGAAAATATCACTTGCCGAACTTGCTGAAATGATTGAAGGTAAAGTTGTTGGTGACGCAAAGAAAATAATATATAAAGCGGCTCCTTTTGAAGATGCAAAAGAAAATGATATAACTTTTGCAGGAGCTGCCAGGTTTTTAAATGTTATAAAGGAAAGTAGTGCCGGAGCAGTTATTGTACCGCATGGATATATAGAACCTTCGAAAAACCTAATACAGGTTGCGCAGCCGCATATTGCATTTATAAAAGTATTAAATATATTTTACCCCCCTTCCATGCCGGAATATGGGATCAGTTCATCTGCCCATGTTGGAGAAGGTTTTAAATGCGGCAATGATGTTTCAATAGCTCCGAATGCGGTGATTGGTAATAATGTGGTTTTAGGTGACCGGGTCTCAATTTATCCCTGTACTTATATTGGCGATGGTGTTGTTATCGGAGATGATGTTAAAATTTATTCCAATGTATCTGTTCTCGAACGGAATAAAATTGGAAACAGAGTAATAATTCATGCAGGTTCTGTTATCGGAAGTGACGGATTTGGCTATTCCTCGGACGGCAAAATACATTATAAAATTCCTCATACGGGTATTGTGCAGATAGATGATGATGTTGAGATTGGGGCAGGCAATACTATAGATCGAGCTACTTTTGGCAAAACATGGATATGCCGCGGGGTAAAAACGGATAATCTGGTCCATATTGCACATAATGTTACAATTGGAGAAGATACTTTACTTATAGCTCAAGCAGTTATTGGCGGAAGTACATCAATAGGAAAGCATTCAATCATAGCCGGTCAGGCGGTGATTTCCGATCATCTGGTTATAGGGGATAATGTAACTGTTGCTCCTAAGTCCGGTGTTATTAAATCCGTTAAAAACGGAGAAATTGTGACGGGCGCGCCTGCAATGCCTCATAAATTATGGCGAAAAGTACAAACTGTTATTCCCAGACTTCCGGAGATGAGAAATAAGCTTATTGATATTGAAAAGCGATTGAATAAAATAGAAAAAAAAGAAGATGAATAA
- the fabZ gene encoding 3-hydroxyacyl-ACP dehydratase FabZ, producing MEKILDVTEIMKILPHRYPFILIDRVVELVAGEKIVALKNVTINEHFFSGHFPGMPIMPGVLIIEAMAQAGGVLFVASKPEKKYGEPIYFMGMDKVRFRKPVVPGDQIIFDIKILNMRTKVAKIAGVAKVDGKCVAEAELMAAFGGKI from the coding sequence ATGGAGAAAATTCTTGATGTGACGGAAATAATGAAAATATTGCCTCACAGATACCCGTTTATTTTGATTGACAGAGTCGTTGAGCTTGTTGCCGGAGAGAAGATAGTTGCTTTGAAAAATGTTACGATTAATGAACATTTTTTCTCCGGGCATTTCCCGGGAATGCCCATTATGCCAGGAGTCCTTATAATAGAAGCAATGGCGCAAGCCGGTGGAGTTTTATTTGTTGCCTCTAAGCCCGAAAAAAAATATGGGGAGCCTATTTATTTTATGGGAATGGACAAAGTCAGATTCAGAAAACCGGTTGTTCCGGGTGATCAAATTATTTTTGATATAAAGATTTTAAATATGAGAACTAAAGTTGCAAAAATAGCCGGTGTAGCAAAAGTAGATGGTAAGTGTGTAGCTGAAGCCGAGTTGATGGCCGCTTTTGGAGGAAAAATATGA
- the lpxA gene encoding acyl-ACP--UDP-N-acetylglucosamine O-acyltransferase — translation MIHETAIVNPGAEIDSNVNIGPYSIIGDNVFIGSGTVIGPHVVIEPFVEIGRNCQIYQYAAIGAVPQSLKFKDEKTYVKIGQGSIIREFVTIHRGTEFGGGITEVGEENFLMAYTHIAHDCKTGRRVIMANNATLAGHITIGDNATIGGLSAIHQFVRVGEYAFISGLSAVVKDVPPYVIAAGQRVELHGLNTVGLKRHGFSPKTISLLKKTYRIIFRIGLTVNQAVERVKAEVEQVPEVVNFINFVMASQRGVSR, via the coding sequence ATGATTCATGAAACTGCTATTGTCAATCCGGGCGCTGAAATAGATTCAAATGTTAATATAGGCCCGTATTCAATTATTGGAGATAATGTATTTATAGGTTCCGGTACAGTGATAGGCCCACATGTTGTAATAGAGCCTTTTGTGGAGATTGGCCGTAACTGTCAAATATATCAGTATGCAGCAATTGGAGCTGTGCCGCAATCACTGAAATTTAAAGATGAAAAAACATATGTGAAAATAGGTCAGGGCTCGATAATCAGAGAGTTTGTTACAATTCATAGAGGGACCGAATTCGGTGGCGGCATTACGGAAGTAGGAGAAGAAAACTTTTTAATGGCTTACACCCATATAGCGCATGACTGTAAGACAGGACGCAGGGTTATAATGGCAAATAACGCAACTCTTGCAGGGCATATAACCATTGGAGATAATGCTACAATTGGCGGTCTATCTGCGATACATCAATTTGTTAGAGTTGGAGAATACGCTTTTATCAGCGGATTATCGGCAGTAGTGAAGGATGTACCTCCATATGTTATTGCCGCTGGTCAGAGAGTTGAATTACATGGTTTAAACACTGTTGGCTTAAAACGTCATGGGTTTTCACCCAAAACAATATCTTTGTTGAAAAAAACGTATAGAATAATTTTTCGAATCGGTCTTACGGTTAATCAGGCTGTTGAAAGAGTCAAAGCTGAAGTTGAGCAGGTCCCTGAGGTTGTTAATTTCATAAATTTTGTAATGGCTTCCCAGCGGGGAGTTTCAAGATAA